The DNA window ACATGTAGGCTACCCCCTTTTCTTACTGCAGGGGAgaataaatgaaaggaagaatTATTTGCCAAAATGACACATTTTATGAGAGCCAGATCTTCTTTTTGCTATACCAGTATTCTCCTTGCCATAGCCAACTGTCTTCAATAAACTATCAATAAGGGGATCTTGGAGAGTGACTGACTACAGCTGAAAGATGGGAAGTGGAGTGCCAGGGTGGATGGGTGGAGAGGCAAAGGGTGAAGGGAGTGATGAGTTTGTTGAGGGGTGAGCTTGCAGGAGTTCATCCAAGATGAACCTCCCCTGGCCTCAGGTGTGGCCTAATAGTTCAAACCGTGGATGATCATGAGCCCACTAAGTGCCCTTTGGACTTTCCATGTCAGCCATACAGGTGACCCAACCTTCAGTGGTGTTGGCTAGCAGCCATGGTGTCGCCAGCTTTCCATGTGAATATTCACCATCACACAACACTGATGAGGTCCGGGTGACTGTGCTGCGGCAGACAAATGACCAAATGACTGAGGTCTGTGCCACGACATTCACAGAGAAGAATACAGTGGGCTTCCTAGATTACCCCTTCTGCAGTGGTACCTTTAATGAAAGCAGAGTGAACCTCACCATCCAAGGACTGAGAGCTGTTGACACGGGACTGTACCTCTGCAAGGTGGAACTCATGTACCCACCGCCATACTTTGTGGGCATGGGCAACGGGACGCAGATTTATGTCATTGGTGAGCAAAGCCATTCCACTAAGAACAAGTCTGTTGCATTATTATTGTCTTTACACCAGAAtagttttgttccttggtttggAGTCCTTCATAGTTAGGTCTGTGATGCATAGCTAGGAATTCCCTAGTAGATAGTAGTCTTGCTTATACTGAGAAGTTACATAACCATCACTCTGATTGCAATGAAACGCATTTGGGGATGTGTTTTTTATACTGCTTGCTGATAGTCTAGGACACTTGTTCTTGAAGTTTAGTCTTGTCCCTTTGATGGCACTCTGGGAAAGTCATGTATTAAATAAGTAGCCAGACTTCCCTATAGTTTACCAATACAAGTTAGGGTTGACTAGCAAAACCTGGAACCTCTAACTTCCTTTTACTACCCATGAGGAACTAGGACCCCACAATTGGAAACTCTCTCAGGAGGTTGATGCTTCGTCTTctgttgcagatccagaaccaTGCCCGGattctgacttcctcctttggATCCTTGTCGCAGTTAGCTTGGGGTTGTTTTTTTACAGTTTCCTGGTCACTGCTGTTTCTTTGAGCAAGATGGTGAGTGTGATGTTGACGTTTCCCCACAGTTAATGGGGATACTTTTAGTTGTACCCTACTGACCAATTGGTGTTGAGTTGAAGCAATAAACAAGGAGCAGGAAGGATAGGGTAAAGAACACGCTAGAACCCCATGCACTTGCCTTAGAGGTTTCGGGATGACTAATACTGTACGTGAGCATGTTTGACAGTGAATGTTTGTGTGCTTCTGAGCAGGGTTTCAGTTTGAGTAACTGTTTGAACAACATGGAGCAGCTGTTTTGGTTGTCACTGTCATGGCAATGTCCTTAATCCTAGGACACACAGCAGTCTCTGGGCAACCCTTTCTAGTTAGAACCACCTAGATGGATTTTTGTCCTTTACCAAGCACCATCTCTTGGTCCCTCTTGTGTCTTCTTTGTTCAAGGCATAGATACTTGTAGAATACCCATCCCCATTATCTATGTACTTACTTACCTTGCCTTGATGCCCTCCCTAGCTCAGTGAATGAAAGCCCTTGTTTTTATTTAGTATATTGGCAGTGAAAAGAGAGAAGTGTAGAATCAAGTCTCCAGTCAGGGTTCTGAACAGTCCTCCACCATGTCTGTGTAAGGCTGGCTTTCCTTATCACAAGCAATATCCTTTGACcccatctcttctcttctttttcttactctTCCTACTCCTCCATTTTCCTCATCTCTCTACCTTTGCCACTTTCTGTATCTCTTTCTGCatctatattcacacacacacacacacacacacacacacacacacacacacacacacatacacacacactttcacagaaTCTTTGTTCTGTTGCTGTCTTCCTTTTTTATCTACCATTAAGCTACCACCCAGGCTGGCTGACTAGACATCCATTGTTGAAGTGTTGAGGTGACAGAGACTGGAAACTAACACAGACAAAGAAAAAGCACTAACAAACATAAGAGGAATGGAGATGCAGAATTCAGCTTCAAAGCAGGTTATCAGAGCCACCTTCAAATATTTCAGGTGCTTTGATTACCACAGACACGATCTAGCCAACTATCTTGGGCATTTTGGTTGTTCTTGGTGAAGTTGTCTCAAAGCCCCTTTCTCCCTTTTGCAGAATTATTTATCTAAGGTGAATTTGACTAGCTCAGTTAAGAAAATCTCCCAGAGTTTATAATTCTGTATGTCGTTGTGGATGTTTTATTTTTGCTGGGGAGGGACCCGATATTTACTGGGTCCTATTATGATTGCAATTGGCTTCTATATTCTTTGATAataattgccttttaaaaaatgttttttgcaGCTAAAGAAAAGAAGTCCTCTTACAACAGGGGTCTATGTGAAAATGCCCCCAACAGAGCCAGAATGTGAAAAGCAATTTCAGCCTTATTTTATTCCCATCAACTGAAAGGCCGTTTATGAAGAAGAAGGAGCATACTTCAGTCTCTAAAAGCTGAGGCAATTTcaactttccttttctctccagcTATTTTTACCTGTTTGTATATTTTAAGGAGAGTATGCCTCTCTTTAATAGAAAGCTGGATGCAAAATTCCAATTAAGCATACTACAATTTAAAGCTAAGGAGCATGAACAGAGAGCTGGGATATTTCTGTTGTGTCAGAACCATTTTACTAAAAGCATCACTTGGAAGCAGCATAAGGATATAGCATTATGGTGTGGGGTCAAGGGAACATTAGGGAATGGCACAGcccaaagaaaggaagggggtgAAGGAAGAGATTATATTGTACACATCTTGTATTTACCTGAGAGATGTTTATgacttaaataatttttaaatttttcatgctGTTATTTTCTTTAACAATGTATAATTACACGAAGGTTTAAACATTTATTCACAGAGCTATGTGACATAGCCAGTGGTTCCAAAGGTTGTAGTGTTCCAAGATGTATTTTTAAGTAATATTGTACATGGGTGTTTCATGTGCTGTTGTGTATTtgctggtggtttgaatataaacACTATGTATCAGTGTCGTCCCACAGTGGGTCCTGGGGAGGTTTGGCTGGGGAGCTTAGGACACTAATCCATCAGGTTGG is part of the Mus musculus strain C57BL/6J chromosome 1, GRCm38.p6 C57BL/6J genome and encodes:
- the Ctla4 gene encoding cytotoxic T-lymphocyte protein 4 isoform 2 precursor (isoform 2 precursor is encoded by transcript variant 2), with the translated sequence MACLGLRRYKAQLQLPSRTWPFVALLTLLFIPVFSEAIQVTQPSVVLASSHGVASFPCEYSPSHNTDEVRVTVLRQTNDQMTEVCATTFTEKNTVGFLDYPFCSGTFNESRVNLTIQGLRAVDTGLYLCKVELMYPPPYFVGMGNGTQIYVIAKEKKSSYNRGLCENAPNRARM
- the Ctla4 gene encoding cytotoxic T-lymphocyte protein 4 isoform 1 precursor (isoform 1 precursor is encoded by transcript variant 1), coding for MACLGLRRYKAQLQLPSRTWPFVALLTLLFIPVFSEAIQVTQPSVVLASSHGVASFPCEYSPSHNTDEVRVTVLRQTNDQMTEVCATTFTEKNTVGFLDYPFCSGTFNESRVNLTIQGLRAVDTGLYLCKVELMYPPPYFVGMGNGTQIYVIDPEPCPDSDFLLWILVAVSLGLFFYSFLVTAVSLSKMLKKRSPLTTGVYVKMPPTEPECEKQFQPYFIPIN